One genomic region from Kamptonema formosum PCC 6407 encodes:
- the sat gene encoding sulfate adenylyltransferase, producing MSQYLDSIPPHGGQLINRIATLDQRQEFFHKAETLPRVQLDDRALSDLQMIAIGGFSPLTGFMNRDDYKSVIADMHLSNGLPWSIPVTLPVSQEVSDRLKEGSLVRLDSPNGDFVGILELTEKYSYSKEIEAINVYKTDDLKHPGVQVLDKSGPINLAGPVWLMERLDHPLFPKYQIDPAKSRALFREKGWKTIVGFQTRNPIHRAHEYIQKCALEIVDGLFLHPLVGATKEDDIPADVRMRCYEILLEKYFPQDRVILAINPSAMRYAGPREAIFHALIRKNYGCTHFIVGRDHAGVGDYYGTYDAQYIFEEFDPAALGIMPMKFEHAFYCKLTGQMATTKTSPSLPEQRVHLSGTKVRQMLREGKLPPPEFSRPEVAAELARAMNIYAYEI from the coding sequence ATGAGTCAGTATTTAGATAGCATTCCGCCGCACGGCGGTCAACTGATCAACCGTATTGCCACACTAGATCAGAGACAAGAATTTTTCCACAAAGCAGAGACTCTACCGCGAGTTCAGTTAGACGATCGCGCCCTCTCCGACTTACAAATGATTGCGATCGGCGGTTTTAGCCCCCTGACGGGGTTTATGAATCGCGATGACTACAAATCCGTCATCGCCGATATGCACCTCTCAAACGGCCTGCCTTGGTCAATTCCCGTTACTCTTCCCGTCTCCCAAGAAGTAAGCGATCGCCTCAAAGAAGGTAGCTTAGTCCGCCTCGACTCTCCCAACGGCGACTTTGTAGGCATCTTAGAACTAACTGAAAAATATTCCTACAGCAAAGAAATCGAGGCAATCAACGTTTACAAAACTGATGACCTCAAACATCCCGGCGTGCAGGTACTAGACAAATCTGGGCCTATTAACCTCGCTGGCCCAGTATGGCTAATGGAACGCCTGGATCATCCCCTGTTTCCCAAATATCAGATAGATCCAGCAAAATCGAGAGCTTTATTCCGTGAAAAAGGCTGGAAAACCATCGTCGGATTCCAAACCCGGAACCCCATCCACAGAGCTCACGAATACATTCAGAAATGCGCTTTAGAAATAGTAGATGGATTGTTTTTACATCCCTTAGTGGGCGCAACTAAAGAAGATGACATCCCCGCCGATGTACGGATGCGCTGTTACGAGATCCTGTTAGAAAAATATTTCCCACAAGACCGAGTAATTCTAGCAATTAATCCCTCAGCCATGCGCTATGCAGGGCCGCGAGAAGCAATTTTCCATGCTTTAATCCGCAAAAACTACGGCTGTACGCACTTCATTGTCGGGCGCGATCATGCAGGGGTTGGCGACTACTATGGAACTTATGATGCCCAATACATTTTTGAAGAATTTGACCCCGCAGCATTAGGCATCATGCCGATGAAATTTGAACACGCTTTTTACTGTAAATTGACGGGGCAAATGGCTACGACAAAGACGAGCCCAAGTTTACCAGAACAGCGAGTACATTTATCCGGGACAAAGGTGCGGCAAATGTTACGAGAAGGGAAATTACCACCGCCGGAATTTTCACGGCCAGAAGTAGCAGCAGAATTAGCACGGGCAATGAATATTTATGCTTATGAGATTTGA
- a CDS encoding DUF6745 domain-containing protein produces MSKQLTDLTPAQEALIPLYLEKWRKLALRTEPINRDRASVAIKTAYDFIAQEEPQIIFFDSPYLALQYFSERMGGEFGSEIGEELKSEICSELYRKLTGQIKSELENEIYSKLYNPLYAQIIEQFNNHIHNQLHSLLHSKMIGIFYSFMERQFYHRNKIVSELLACNGSWVDFCISELNLECDLAKWEIMQLLVNNCGWIYPFEKTCFVCDRPRLINFDSQKLLHAEAAPAVQYADGFNVYAYHGIRLPETYGKLHPEQWQAKWLLTEENAEVRRVLIQEIGYARICQDLQAIELDSWQEYTLLKIDQNLDSEPIYLLKMTCPSTGHIHALRVPPDLKLARDAITWVNWGVDPEEFSIQT; encoded by the coding sequence ATGTCTAAACAACTTACCGACCTAACACCAGCACAAGAAGCATTAATTCCATTATATCTCGAAAAATGGAGAAAACTAGCGCTGCGTACAGAACCCATCAACCGCGATCGAGCATCAGTAGCAATAAAAACAGCCTATGATTTTATTGCTCAAGAAGAGCCGCAAATTATTTTTTTTGATAGCCCATATTTAGCTTTACAATATTTTTCAGAGCGAATGGGTGGCGAATTTGGCAGCGAAATAGGGGAGGAATTAAAAAGCGAAATTTGCTCAGAATTATATAGAAAATTAACCGGACAAATAAAAAGTGAACTAGAAAATGAGATTTACAGCAAATTGTATAATCCGCTATACGCTCAAATTATCGAGCAATTTAACAACCACATTCACAATCAACTGCATAGCCTACTGCATAGCAAAATGATAGGTATTTTCTACAGCTTTATGGAGAGACAATTTTATCATCGCAACAAAATTGTCTCAGAATTATTAGCTTGTAATGGCAGTTGGGTAGATTTTTGCATTTCTGAATTAAATCTAGAATGCGATTTAGCTAAATGGGAAATAATGCAGTTGCTAGTTAACAATTGCGGCTGGATTTACCCTTTTGAAAAAACTTGCTTTGTGTGCGATCGCCCCCGCCTAATTAACTTTGACAGCCAAAAGCTACTCCACGCCGAAGCAGCACCAGCAGTACAATATGCCGACGGATTCAATGTCTACGCTTATCACGGTATTAGATTGCCAGAAACCTATGGGAAACTGCACCCGGAACAATGGCAAGCGAAATGGCTATTAACAGAGGAAAACGCCGAAGTTCGGCGAGTATTAATTCAAGAAATTGGCTATGCCAGAATTTGCCAAGACTTACAAGCAATTGAATTAGATTCTTGGCAAGAATACACCTTATTAAAAATCGACCAAAATCTGGACAGCGAACCAATTTATCTGTTAAAAATGACTTGTCCGAGCACGGGACACATACACGCATTGCGCGTACCGCCTGACTTAAAATTAGCCAGAGATGCGATTACCTGGGTAAATTGGGGAGTCGATCCCGAAGAATTTAGCATTCAAACCTAA
- a CDS encoding helix-turn-helix domain-containing protein: MDLEALRERAGLTRAEVAVRLGISETSVRNWETGRTEPTMTPNKYLEALQLFQCTPEEMATASQKSMNQRHKRKPGRPKRLIDNGIAEVADSRAGG; this comes from the coding sequence ATGGATCTGGAAGCCCTGAGAGAACGTGCGGGGCTAACCCGTGCAGAAGTTGCAGTCAGACTTGGAATCAGTGAAACCAGCGTTCGCAACTGGGAAACGGGGCGCACAGAACCCACTATGACCCCCAACAAATACCTAGAAGCCTTACAGTTGTTTCAATGTACCCCAGAAGAGATGGCAACAGCAAGTCAAAAATCAATGAATCAGCGGCACAAACGCAAACCGGGAAGACCCAAGCGGTTAATCGACAACGGAATTGCAGAGGTTGCCGATTCTAGAGCAGGTGGCTAA
- a CDS encoding M15 family metallopeptidase → MDNASLKRKPPKASELAADDIPEAVRDTPDVQPQTSQQEKKWLIWRLAGLGAIALAASLWLQMRYNLIPFTSPSAQSEQNTAALASSPSTASTSPASPSPSPQTSPSAPATPVASNSPDNLLGHLPYEEAPLSEIQAITPDGSLKLRKAAAAKYQEMANAAAAEGIYFVPISGFRSVDDQQHVFFDIKAERGQAPSKRAEVSAPPGYSEHHTGYAIDIGDGSAPETNLSQSFENTIAFKWLQANAAYFSFEMSFPKNNSQGVSYEPWHWRYVGDRHSLETFYKAHSLKGR, encoded by the coding sequence TTGGATAACGCTAGTCTAAAGAGAAAACCTCCAAAAGCCTCAGAGCTTGCCGCCGACGACATTCCAGAGGCAGTGCGCGACACCCCCGACGTACAACCTCAAACCAGTCAGCAAGAGAAAAAATGGCTAATCTGGAGATTGGCTGGATTAGGTGCGATCGCATTAGCAGCCAGCCTGTGGCTACAAATGCGATATAACTTAATCCCCTTCACTTCTCCCTCCGCCCAAAGCGAACAAAACACAGCCGCATTAGCAAGCTCGCCCTCAACAGCCTCAACCAGCCCCGCCTCACCGTCCCCATCCCCTCAAACTTCACCCTCTGCACCAGCAACGCCTGTTGCTTCTAATAGCCCAGATAACCTGCTAGGACATCTCCCCTACGAAGAAGCACCCCTCTCCGAAATCCAAGCTATCACCCCCGACGGTAGCCTCAAACTGCGAAAAGCAGCAGCAGCCAAGTATCAAGAAATGGCAAACGCCGCCGCCGCAGAAGGAATCTACTTTGTCCCTATTTCCGGCTTTCGTTCCGTAGATGACCAACAGCACGTATTTTTCGACATCAAAGCAGAACGAGGACAAGCACCCAGCAAACGAGCAGAAGTTAGCGCCCCTCCCGGCTACAGCGAACACCACACTGGGTACGCGATCGATATCGGTGACGGCAGTGCTCCCGAAACCAACCTCAGCCAAAGTTTTGAAAATACAATCGCCTTCAAATGGCTGCAAGCCAATGCCGCATACTTCAGCTTCGAGATGTCCTTCCCTAAAAACAATTCCCAAGGCGTGAGTTACGAACCCTGGCACTGGAGATATGTAGGCGATCGCCATAGCTTGGAAACTTTCTATAAAGCCCATTCCCTTAAGGGGAGATAG
- the coaD gene encoding pantetheine-phosphate adenylyltransferase: MIAIYPGSFDPITFGHLDIIERGCKLFEQVIVAVLRNPNKSPLFTVEERIDQIRHSTQHLPNVEIASFEGLTVNYARIRQAKVLLRGLRVLTDFEMELQMAHTNKTLLGEIETVFLATSNEYSFLSSSVVKEIARFGGSVDHLVPKHVAVDIYKCYKNLP, from the coding sequence GTGATAGCAATCTATCCCGGCAGCTTCGACCCGATTACCTTCGGTCATCTCGACATTATCGAAAGAGGCTGTAAACTCTTCGAGCAAGTAATAGTAGCCGTTTTACGAAATCCTAATAAAAGCCCCCTATTTACCGTCGAAGAAAGGATAGACCAGATTCGCCACTCCACCCAACACCTACCCAACGTAGAAATAGCCAGCTTCGAGGGTTTAACAGTAAACTACGCCAGAATACGGCAAGCCAAAGTATTGCTGCGGGGATTGCGCGTATTAACAGACTTTGAAATGGAACTCCAAATGGCCCATACTAATAAAACCCTCTTGGGCGAAATAGAGACAGTGTTTCTGGCGACTTCCAACGAGTACAGCTTTTTAAGTAGTAGCGTAGTCAAAGAGATAGCCAGATTTGGGGGTTCCGTCGATCATCTTGTACCGAAGCACGTCGCTGTAGATATTTATAAATGTTACAAAAACTTACCATAA
- a CDS encoding ATP synthase subunit B family protein — MLRQQDSTRIEPDNNGHSTETESPQAVGSYGEATRTAGVDIQRELNRLEEIVLDSPRIPLTRRTLVDEEQLLDQLDLVRLNLPIAFQEAELIIRHKDELVQEAELYAQEIIAAAEQRASELLNEMGLIQQAKVEADQLRQQVQLDCEAIQQATIAEIEQIRYQAQQELEEMRARAIAECEEIQNGADDYADHALDNIEQQLTEMLRVIRNGRQQLDSNIPPQKH; from the coding sequence ATGTTACGCCAGCAGGACTCAACCCGCATCGAACCCGATAATAACGGACACAGCACCGAGACTGAATCGCCTCAAGCTGTAGGCTCCTACGGAGAAGCCACGCGAACAGCAGGGGTAGATATTCAGCGGGAACTCAACCGCCTTGAGGAAATCGTTCTCGACAGTCCCCGGATTCCCCTGACTCGACGCACGCTTGTCGATGAAGAACAATTGCTCGACCAACTGGATCTAGTGCGGCTGAATTTGCCGATCGCCTTTCAAGAAGCTGAACTCATCATCCGCCACAAAGACGAACTGGTTCAAGAAGCCGAACTCTACGCTCAAGAAATCATCGCAGCAGCCGAACAGCGGGCCTCTGAGCTTTTGAACGAAATGGGCCTAATCCAGCAGGCAAAAGTAGAAGCAGATCAATTACGGCAACAAGTTCAATTGGATTGCGAGGCAATCCAGCAAGCTACGATCGCAGAAATTGAACAGATTCGCTATCAGGCTCAACAAGAATTAGAGGAAATGAGAGCCAGAGCGATCGCTGAATGCGAAGAAATTCAAAATGGAGCTGATGACTACGCTGACCACGCACTCGACAATATCGAGCAACAGCTAACTGAAATGCTGCGCGTGATCCGCAATGGTAGGCAGCAGTTAGACAGCAATATACCACCTCAAAAACATTAA
- a CDS encoding Uma2 family endonuclease, whose product MLLELRQLRIQPGQQLLVEGVSWQQFENILAELGERRASRLSYSNGRLEIMVPLAEHEKAKEIIGDMVKILLEARQIAFESLGSTTLKNERMSQAVEPDTCFYIQNQAAVIGKNRLDLSVDPPPDLAIEIDLTSRTQLDNYQVLGVPELWRYARRGLQINVLQAQQYIDSDVSPTFPNIPIVELVNQYAQQSQVAGRTYAIQAFKNWVRENL is encoded by the coding sequence ATGCTATTGGAGTTAAGACAATTGAGGATTCAACCGGGTCAGCAATTGCTGGTTGAGGGTGTGAGCTGGCAACAATTTGAAAATATTTTGGCGGAATTGGGAGAACGACGTGCTTCTCGACTTTCCTATAGTAACGGACGGTTAGAAATTATGGTTCCTCTGGCCGAACATGAAAAAGCCAAAGAAATTATTGGGGACATGGTAAAAATTTTGTTGGAAGCACGACAAATAGCATTTGAGTCGTTGGGTTCGACAACGTTAAAAAATGAACGTATGAGTCAGGCTGTCGAACCGGATACCTGTTTTTACATTCAAAATCAAGCAGCGGTTATCGGTAAAAACCGCCTCGATCTGAGTGTCGATCCTCCTCCAGACTTAGCAATAGAAATTGACCTCACATCTCGCACGCAGTTGGATAATTATCAAGTTCTAGGAGTGCCGGAACTTTGGCGATACGCACGACGAGGGCTACAAATCAATGTCTTGCAAGCCCAACAATATATTGATTCTGATGTGAGTCCCACTTTCCCCAATATCCCAATTGTCGAGCTGGTGAATCAGTACGCTCAGCAGAGTCAAGTTGCTGGCAGAACCTACGCTATTCAAGCTTTCAAAAATTGGGTACGGGAAAATCTTTAG